In a single window of the Coffea eugenioides isolate CCC68of chromosome 3, Ceug_1.0, whole genome shotgun sequence genome:
- the LOC113765011 gene encoding uncharacterized protein LOC113765011 yields the protein MRLQTAADEVRCKTFPMFLKGKARLWFQGLAPGSIRNFPELARQFAAQFVSSKTYSKNATHLMAIRQKPDESLRNFMTRFNTESLQIRDKDENVVMAAFMNGLRVEELFYKLAKKPPGDLEELLTRAHAAANAEEAARLKRESDRELGDRRGRVNPPENKDGPVKKNVFDRLSKDKTPAQPPLPEKGYTPLTWPRTQVLAVMEAEGLVERPPKMGTPRNKRNQDRYCAFHRDVGHDTEGCWALRKEIEDLIQRGFLGRFVRQGRPGLEPGRTYRGDRGESQRRDRPEQRDVPRGHSPDQDT from the coding sequence ATGCGTCTGCAAACCGCCGCGGATGAGGTCCGCTGCAAAACCTTCCCCATGTTTCTGAAGGGGAAGGCCCGGCTCTGGTTCCAAGGTCTGGCACCGGGGTCCATCCGGAATTTCCCAGAGTTGGCCAGGCAGTTCGCCGCCCAGTTCGTCTCCTCGAAGACTTACTCGAAAAACGCGACTCATCTGATGGCAATCAGGCAGAAGCCGGACGAGTCCCTGAGGAATTTCATGACCCGCTTCAACACGGAGAGCTTGCAGATCAGGGACAAGGATGAAAATGTGGTCATGGCCGCCTTCATGAACGGGCTCAGGGTGGAAGAGCTCTTCTACAAGCTCGCCAAGAAGCCTCCCGGAGACCTGGAAGAGCTCTTGACTAGGGCGCACGCAGCCGCTAATGCGGAGGAGGCTGCTCGCCTGAAGAGAGAGTCAGATCGAGAGCTTGGAGATCGGAGAGGACGGGTAAACCCCCCCGAGAACAAGGACGGCCCGGTCAAGAAGAATGTTTTCGACCGGCTCTCAAAGGATAAAACCCCCGCTCAACCGCCGCTTCCAGAAAAAGGCTACACCCCCCTAACTTGGCCCAGAACCCAGGTTCTGGCCGTTATGGAGGCGGAGGGCCTAGTGGAGCGGCCGCCTAAGATGGGGACACCTCGGAACAAGAGAAACCAGGACCGGTACTGTGCCTTCCACCGTGATGTGGGGCATGATACGGAGGGGTGCTGGGCCCTGCGAAAGGAGATCGAAGATCTAATCCAGCGCGGCTTCCTGGGGCGATTCGTGCGGCAAGGTCGACCAGGCCTGGAGCCAGGACGCACCTACCGCGGAGACAGGGGCGAGAGCCAGCGTCGCGACCGCCCTGAGCAGCGTGACGTTCCTCGGGGCCATTCCCCCGACCAGGACACCTAG
- the LOC113765768 gene encoding probable protein arginine N-methyltransferase 3, whose translation MATDYKQEENGVVALRKEREEDDIDLDLDEEEDEEEQQNWEDWNEEDDEVGDDENFYDSEMLCLFCDSLYTCSNLLFQHCASSHHFDFNAIKKILSLDFYGCFKLINYIRFQVSEKTCWCCRITCESKQELQHHLHEVASFENYKLPWDDDKYLTPFMEEDPLLYSFGDDEEGEDDGYVPEKVLRDVGSSEKVSNDDNCAIEQFSSKLKSPLENGEWSSSPESDIKTANLLEKSTVNGFVGAGEGASSHQKVKDRQLSLSSAEVAANEIKDINKNYFGSYSSFGIHREMISDKVRTDAYRRAILENPSLLKGAVVMDVGCGTGILSLFAAQARASRVIAVEASKKMASVAAQVAKDNGLLSSESSGEAKHLCTGKIEVVQAMVEELENAKRIKPESVDVLLSEWMGYCLLYESMLSSVLYARDKWLKPGGAILPDTATIFVAGFGRGGTSLPFWENVYGFNMSCIGKEVVEDAAQLPLVDTIDGCDIVTETQVLQSFDLVTMKHQEMDFTGKVELAPKSDALDDDPAELSSKMGKCHGLVLWFETGFTKRFCREMPTILSTSPNTPKTHWSQTILTFKEPITMGKGKQVGSDGSGAVGSDACPAGRIQSRISIVRGAQHRSIDISMEISAIGPDGRRRSWPVQMFKME comes from the exons ATGGCGACGGACTacaaacaagaagaaaatggtgtgGTAGCATTacgaaaagaaagagaagaagatgATATAGACTTGGACCTAgacgaagaagaagatgaagaagaacaGCAGAACTGGGAAGACTGGAATGAAGAAGATGACGAAGTTGGTGATGACGAAAATTTTTATGACTCAGAGATGCTGTGTTTGTTCTGCGACTCTTTGTACACTTGTTCCAATTTGCTCTTTCAACACTGTGCTTCATCTCACCATTTTGATTTCAACGCCATAAAGAAAATCCTCAGTTTGGATTTCTACGGATGTTTTAAGCTCATTAATTACATCAGGTTCCAG GTGTCTGAAAAGACATGTTGGTGCTGTAGAATCACCTGTGAATCGAAGCAAGAGCTGCAACACCATTTACACGAAGTAGCCagttttgaaaattataagCTTCCTTGGGATGATGATAAATATCTAACCCCTTTTATGGAAGAGGATCCACTATTGTACAGCTTTGGTGATGATGAGGAAGGTGAAGATGATGGTTACGTGCCTGAAAAAGTACTAAGAGATGTGGGTAGTTCTGAGAAAGTTTCCAATGATGATAATTGTGCAATAGAACAATTTTCATCCAAACTAAAATCTCCTTTAGAAAATGGAGAATGGTCTTCTTCCCCTGAAAGTGACATAAAGACTGCAAATCTTTTGGAGAAGTCTACAGTGAATGGTTTTGTTGGTGCAGGAGAAGGTGCTTCATCTCATCAAAAGGTGAAGGATAGACAGTTGAGTCTTTCTTCAGCGGAGGTTGCTGCAAATGAAATCAAGgatataaataaaaattattttggttCATACAGTTCATTTGGCATCCACAGAGAAATGATCAGTGATAAG GTAAGAACTGATGCATACAGGCGAGCAATCCTGGAAAATCCTTCTCTGCTGAAAGGTGCTGTTGTAATGGATGTTGGTTGTGGAACAGGCATACTAAG TCTCTTTGCAGCCCAAGCAAGAGCATCAAGGGTAATTGCAGTTGAAGCTAGCAAAAAAATGGCTTCTGTGGCAGCTCAG GTTGCTAAGGATAATGGTCTTCTGTCAAGTGAAAGCTCAGGTGAAGCTAAACATCTCTGCACCGGGAAAATAGAGGTGGTTCAGGCTATGGTTGAAGAGCTAGAAAATGCCAAACGAATTAAACCTGAGAGTGTGGATGTATTACTGAGTGAATGGATGGGTTATTGCCTGCTCTATGAGTCAATGCTCAGCTCTGTGCTGTATGCACGGGATAAATGGTTGAAGCCTGGTGGGGCCATTCTCCCGGATACAGCTACCATT TTTGTTGCTGGATTTGGAAGGGGGGGAACCAGTCTTCCATTTTGGGAAAATGTGTACGGTTTCAATATGTCTTGTATTGGCAAGGAAGTTGTTGAAGATGCTGCTCAGCTTCCTCTTGTTGACACAATTGATGGCTGTGACATTGTAACCGAGACACAAGTTCTTCAG AGCTTTGATCTGGTGACAATGAAGCATCAAGAGATGGATTTTACGGGGAAAGTGGAACTGGCACCAAAGTCTGATGCACTGGACGACGACCCGGCAGAGTTAAGCTCTAAAATGGGAAAATGTCATGGACTTGTGCTGTGGTTTGAGACTGGGTTTACAAAAAGGTTCTGTAGGGAAATGCCAACCATTTTATCAACGTCTCCAAACACCCCCAAAACCCACTGGTCACAGACGATACTGACATTTAAAGAACCTATCACCATGGGAAAGGGAAAGCAGGTTGGTTCTGATGGATCAGGCGCAGTTGGTTCTGATGCTTGCCCTGCTGGGAGAATACAATCTCGTATTAGCATTGTTCGT